A stretch of the Bacillus anthracis str. Vollum genome encodes the following:
- the fsa gene encoding fructose-6-phosphate aldolase: MKFFIDTANLEDIKKAYKLGVLAGVTTNPSLVAKEGIKFEDRIAEICQAVPKVESVSAEVTPDAVTAEEMIAQAEELIKINGGDEKVTIKLPMTLAGLEACRYLTEKGVKTNVTLIFTVNQALLAARAGATYVSPFLGRLDDISEDGVLLVAKIAELFDVHQLDTQIIAASVRHPDHVTRVAMAGAHIATIPYKVIEQLAMHPLTDQGIEKFAADWAKAPKL; this comes from the coding sequence ATGAAGTTTTTTATTGATACTGCAAATCTTGAGGACATAAAAAAAGCATATAAACTTGGAGTTTTAGCTGGTGTTACAACGAATCCTTCTTTAGTAGCAAAAGAGGGCATTAAATTTGAAGACCGTATTGCAGAAATTTGTCAGGCAGTTCCTAAAGTTGAATCTGTTTCGGCAGAAGTAACGCCAGATGCTGTTACAGCTGAAGAGATGATTGCCCAAGCAGAGGAACTGATTAAGATTAACGGCGGCGATGAAAAAGTTACAATTAAACTTCCAATGACGTTAGCAGGATTAGAAGCTTGTCGCTACCTTACTGAAAAAGGTGTGAAAACGAACGTTACACTTATTTTCACGGTGAACCAAGCACTTTTAGCTGCTCGAGCAGGTGCAACGTATGTTTCTCCATTTTTAGGACGTTTAGATGATATTTCTGAAGATGGTGTATTATTAGTTGCTAAAATTGCTGAATTATTCGATGTTCATCAATTAGATACACAAATTATTGCGGCTTCTGTTAGACATCCAGATCATGTAACTCGTGTAGCGATGGCAGGGGCTCACATTGCAACAATTCCTTATAAAGTAATTGAACAACTTGCTATGCATCCATTAACAGATCAAGGTATTGAAAAGTTCGCTGCAGATTGGGCGAAAGCACCTAAATTAT
- the gnd gene encoding phosphogluconate dehydrogenase (NAD(+)-dependent, decarboxylating), whose amino-acid sequence MQVGLIGLGKMGLNLGKNLIDHKHEVAAFDLNASAVEEMKEYGATGASSLNELVQSLQSPRVLWVMVPHAVVDSVIDEVTPLLSKGDILIEAGNSHYKESIRRYEQLKKDGIHFMDAGTSGGMEGARNGACYMIGGDQEAWDIVEPIFRDTAVENGYLYAGKAGSGHFLKMVHNGIEYGMMAAIGEGFEILEKSEFDYDYEKVSRVWNNGSVIRSWLMELTENAFSKDAKLDEIKGVMHSSGEGKWTVETALDLQTATPVIAMSLLMRYRSLDNDTFTGKVVAALRNEFGGHAVEKK is encoded by the coding sequence ATGCAAGTAGGATTAATTGGCTTAGGTAAAATGGGATTAAACTTAGGGAAAAATTTAATCGATCATAAACATGAAGTAGCAGCATTTGATTTGAATGCAAGTGCAGTGGAAGAAATGAAAGAGTACGGGGCAACAGGTGCATCTAGTTTAAATGAACTTGTTCAGTCATTACAATCACCAAGAGTTCTTTGGGTTATGGTACCACACGCTGTTGTAGATTCTGTTATCGATGAGGTTACACCACTTTTATCAAAAGGAGATATTTTAATTGAAGCGGGTAATTCACATTATAAAGAGTCTATTCGCCGATATGAGCAACTAAAGAAAGATGGCATTCACTTTATGGATGCAGGAACTTCTGGTGGAATGGAAGGCGCTCGTAATGGTGCTTGTTATATGATCGGGGGAGATCAAGAAGCTTGGGACATCGTTGAACCTATCTTCCGCGATACTGCTGTAGAAAATGGATACTTATATGCTGGAAAAGCTGGTAGTGGTCACTTCTTAAAAATGGTTCACAACGGAATTGAATACGGTATGATGGCTGCTATTGGTGAAGGATTTGAGATTCTAGAGAAAAGTGAATTTGACTACGATTATGAAAAAGTATCAAGAGTATGGAACAACGGTTCAGTAATCCGTTCATGGTTAATGGAATTAACAGAAAATGCATTTTCTAAAGATGCAAAACTGGATGAAATTAAGGGTGTTATGCATTCTTCTGGTGAAGGAAAATGGACAGTAGAAACGGCATTAGATCTTCAAACAGCAACTCCTGTTATCGCAATGTCTCTATTAATGCGCTACCGCTCATTAGACAATGATACATTTACAGGAAAAGTAGTAGCTGCTCTGCGCAATGAATTTGGCGGACATGCAGTAGAAAAGAAATAA
- the tkt gene encoding transketolase, which produces MTQNINQLAVNTIRTLSIDAINAANSGHPGLPMGAAPMAYALWANHLNHNPNHPKWFNRDRFVLSAGHGSSLLYSLLHLAGYDVSIDDLKNFRKLNSKTPGHPEFGHTSGVEATTGPLGQGIANAVGMAMAEAHLAAKFNKDGHSIIDHNTYALVGDGDLMEGVAYEAMSMAGVAYEAMSMAGHMKLGKLIVLYDSNEISLDGELNIAFSEDMQKRVESAHWQYVRVEDGNDVDAITKAIQLAKDNTDQPTLIEIRTVIGYGSPKVAGTNKAHGNPLGLEEATATKQVYGWHYEEDFFVPEEVTAHFNELKQKGIEKERGWNEQFNLYRESNPALADELEKAIIGEVLIEAKDILSFDSEKTISTRVASGEAINHYVKSIPSIFGGSADLSHSTMTDIKGEAVYAVESYAGRNIYFGVREHAMGAAANGLALHGGVKPFVSTFFVFNDYLRPSIRLAALQKLPVTYVFTHDSIAVGEDGPTHEPIEHLAALRAIPGLTVIRPSDANETASAWAYALQQTEGPVVLVLSRQNLPVFHETKANIENLSKGAYVLTQTNENPDVILIATGSEVSLAASAKAKLEEDNVSVRIVAMPSWELFDRQSKEYKESVLPSSVTKRVSLEMGVSLGWERYVGQEGNILSIETFGASGTGAEVMNLFGFTTENVVQITKNVLNS; this is translated from the coding sequence ATGACACAAAACATAAATCAATTAGCAGTGAATACAATTCGTACGTTATCAATTGATGCTATTAATGCGGCAAATTCAGGTCATCCAGGTCTTCCGATGGGAGCAGCGCCAATGGCTTATGCATTATGGGCGAATCATTTAAATCATAATCCTAATCATCCAAAATGGTTTAACCGTGATCGCTTCGTTTTATCGGCGGGACATGGATCTAGCTTATTATATAGCCTACTTCATTTAGCTGGATATGACGTTTCAATTGATGACTTGAAAAACTTCAGAAAGTTAAATAGTAAAACACCAGGACATCCTGAGTTTGGTCATACTTCTGGAGTTGAAGCGACGACAGGCCCGTTAGGACAAGGGATTGCCAATGCTGTCGGAATGGCAATGGCAGAAGCGCATTTAGCAGCGAAGTTTAATAAGGATGGTCACTCTATTATAGATCACAATACGTACGCTTTAGTCGGAGACGGTGATTTAATGGAAGGTGTCGCTTATGAAGCGATGTCAATGGCAGGTGTCGCTTATGAAGCGATGTCAATGGCAGGACATATGAAACTTGGCAAGTTAATTGTGCTGTATGATTCAAATGAAATTTCACTTGATGGTGAATTAAACATTGCTTTCTCTGAAGATATGCAGAAAAGGGTAGAATCTGCACATTGGCAATATGTAAGAGTTGAAGATGGAAACGATGTTGATGCGATTACAAAAGCGATTCAATTAGCGAAAGATAATACGGACCAACCTACTCTTATAGAGATTAGAACCGTTATAGGTTACGGAAGTCCAAAAGTTGCTGGAACGAACAAAGCACATGGTAACCCGCTTGGATTAGAAGAAGCGACAGCGACAAAACAAGTGTATGGTTGGCATTATGAAGAAGACTTCTTTGTACCTGAAGAAGTAACAGCTCATTTTAATGAACTGAAACAAAAAGGTATTGAAAAAGAACGTGGCTGGAATGAGCAGTTCAACTTATACAGAGAGTCAAATCCTGCACTAGCAGATGAATTAGAAAAAGCAATTATAGGTGAAGTTTTAATCGAAGCGAAAGACATTCTATCCTTTGATAGTGAAAAAACGATTTCAACTCGTGTTGCAAGTGGGGAAGCTATTAATCATTATGTGAAATCGATTCCTTCTATTTTCGGTGGAAGTGCGGATCTTTCTCATTCTACGATGACAGATATAAAAGGGGAAGCAGTGTATGCGGTAGAATCGTATGCTGGCCGAAATATATACTTTGGTGTACGTGAACATGCAATGGGCGCAGCAGCGAATGGACTGGCTCTTCATGGAGGAGTAAAACCGTTCGTGAGTACATTCTTTGTATTTAATGACTATCTTCGTCCATCTATTCGACTGGCTGCATTGCAAAAGTTACCTGTTACGTACGTATTTACACATGATTCAATTGCTGTAGGAGAAGATGGTCCAACGCATGAACCTATTGAACATTTAGCAGCTCTTCGGGCAATCCCTGGTTTAACAGTTATCCGTCCGTCAGATGCAAATGAAACAGCAAGTGCGTGGGCGTATGCTTTACAGCAAACGGAAGGTCCAGTCGTTTTAGTACTGAGCCGTCAAAATTTACCGGTGTTTCATGAAACGAAAGCAAACATAGAGAATCTTTCTAAAGGGGCTTACGTATTAACACAAACGAATGAAAATCCGGATGTAATTTTAATTGCGACAGGTTCTGAAGTATCCTTAGCTGCTAGTGCGAAAGCGAAACTAGAAGAAGACAATGTCTCTGTTCGCATCGTTGCAATGCCAAGCTGGGAGTTATTCGATCGCCAATCGAAAGAATATAAAGAATCCGTTCTTCCGTCTTCTGTAACGAAACGAGTATCTCTTGAGATGGGTGTATCTCTCGGCTGGGAGCGTTATGTAGGACAAGAAGGAAACATATTATCGATTGAAACATTTGGAGCTTCAGGAACTGGGGCTGAAGTCATGAATCTATTTGGATTTACGACAGAAAATGTTGTTCAAATTACAAAAAATGTATTAAATTCTTAA
- the zwf gene encoding glucose-6-phosphate dehydrogenase produces MESMTFVLFGATGDLAKRKIYPALYNLYRDQKLPKQISVIGLGRREVSHVDFQKRIKESIETFSRHREEGTPELEGFLDNFRYCPLDVSKPEDYERLLQVVREREEELHIKGNRMFYLSGAPEFFETIALNIKESGLDKTDGWKRLMIEKPFGHDLTSARELNDKLSRTFEEDEIYRIDHYLGKPMIQNLEALEFANPVLQSIWNKEHIANVQITASETVGVEERAGYYDQAGAIRDMVQNHMLQILMMTAMNLPEKVNACEIREEKRKVMEALRKVKKEDVQNHIIRGQYGAGEINGGQVVAYKEEPGVNPSSNIDTFIAARLWIDNPFWTGVPFYIRTGKRMKEKSTRIVIEFKNTLKQQYQDSNPNAAPNLLIIEISPGENVSLQLNSKNPLKNGEIEPIRINFTCEQADVGVPEAYERLIHDAVSGDATFFAHWREVELSWEWVQPILEAFEENLLPLHEYESGSYGPEASNELLQESGFKWWLDQETKK; encoded by the coding sequence TTGGAATCAATGACCTTTGTTTTATTTGGAGCGACAGGGGACTTAGCGAAACGCAAAATTTACCCCGCACTATATAACTTATATAGAGATCAAAAGCTTCCAAAGCAAATATCCGTTATCGGGCTTGGGAGACGTGAAGTATCTCATGTAGATTTTCAAAAAAGAATAAAAGAATCAATAGAGACGTTTTCTCGTCATAGAGAAGAAGGTACTCCAGAACTCGAAGGTTTTTTAGATAATTTTCGCTATTGTCCATTAGATGTGAGTAAGCCGGAAGACTATGAGAGATTATTACAAGTCGTTCGTGAAAGGGAAGAAGAGCTACATATAAAAGGGAATAGAATGTTCTATCTTTCCGGTGCTCCTGAATTTTTTGAGACAATCGCTTTAAATATTAAGGAAAGCGGACTTGATAAAACGGATGGATGGAAACGCCTAATGATTGAGAAACCGTTCGGGCACGACCTTACATCTGCTCGTGAGCTGAATGATAAGCTTAGTCGCACGTTTGAAGAAGACGAGATATACCGTATTGATCATTATTTAGGTAAGCCGATGATTCAAAACCTTGAAGCACTAGAGTTTGCAAATCCTGTTTTACAATCGATTTGGAATAAAGAACATATAGCGAATGTACAAATCACAGCGAGTGAAACAGTTGGTGTTGAAGAAAGGGCAGGATATTATGATCAGGCAGGAGCCATTCGAGATATGGTTCAAAATCATATGTTACAAATATTAATGATGACTGCTATGAATTTGCCGGAAAAGGTTAATGCATGTGAAATTCGAGAGGAAAAGCGAAAGGTAATGGAGGCGCTTCGTAAAGTGAAAAAAGAAGACGTTCAAAACCATATCATTCGCGGACAATATGGTGCAGGTGAGATAAATGGCGGGCAAGTTGTAGCATATAAAGAGGAGCCAGGAGTAAATCCCTCTTCTAATATAGACACATTTATTGCTGCTCGCTTGTGGATCGATAATCCATTTTGGACTGGCGTTCCCTTTTATATACGAACAGGCAAACGAATGAAAGAAAAGTCTACTCGTATTGTAATCGAATTTAAAAATACGTTAAAACAGCAATATCAAGATAGTAATCCAAATGCAGCACCTAACTTGTTAATAATTGAAATTAGCCCAGGTGAGAACGTTTCATTACAGTTAAATAGTAAAAATCCATTGAAAAATGGAGAAATTGAACCGATCCGTATTAACTTTACTTGTGAGCAAGCGGATGTGGGAGTACCTGAAGCGTATGAAAGACTCATTCATGATGCTGTGAGTGGAGACGCTACATTCTTTGCACATTGGAGAGAAGTTGAATTGTCATGGGAATGGGTACAACCAATTCTTGAAGCATTCGAGGAAAACTTATTACCACTTCATGAATATGAGTCTGGTTCATATGGTCCAGAGGCATCTAATGAATTATTGCAAGAAAGTGGATTTAAATGGTGGTTAGATCAAGAAACGAAAAAATAA
- a CDS encoding glucose-6-phosphate 1-dehydrogenase, whose product MDSMTFLLFGATGDLAKRKIYPALYKLFSNGNIPQSISIIGIGRRVMSDVEFQTKVEQSLATFSRRSTDDESGVEEFLSTFRYCQLNTANIEDYQDLLSLVKRRETELNIPENRMFYLSVIPKVFDVIALNIKESGLWATKGLNRLIIEKPFGHHVTSAHEFNEKLIEDFDETDIFYIDHYL is encoded by the coding sequence ATGGATTCAATGACATTTCTTTTATTTGGAGCGACAGGGGATTTAGCGAAACGCAAAATTTACCCTGCTTTATACAAATTATTTAGTAATGGGAATATACCGCAATCTATTTCGATTATCGGTATTGGTAGAAGGGTAATGTCAGATGTGGAATTTCAAACAAAGGTAGAACAATCCCTTGCTACATTTTCTAGAAGATCTACTGATGACGAATCAGGAGTAGAAGAATTTCTTAGCACATTTCGTTATTGTCAATTAAATACAGCGAATATAGAGGACTATCAAGATTTGTTGAGTCTTGTAAAGAGACGTGAAACAGAATTAAACATTCCTGAAAACCGTATGTTTTACCTATCTGTTATACCAAAAGTATTTGATGTCATTGCTTTAAATATTAAGGAAAGTGGATTGTGGGCTACAAAAGGATTGAACCGTCTTATTATAGAGAAGCCTTTTGGTCATCATGTAACGTCTGCTCACGAGTTTAACGAAAAATTAATTGAAGATTTTGATGAAACTGATATTTTTTATATCGATCATTATCTTTGA
- a CDS encoding NADP-dependent oxidoreductase — protein MKAIGLTQYGDKSVLQEIEMQTPLLGDNDVLIEVYAAGVNPVDWKIREGLLQDVISYDFPLVLGWDVAGVVAAIGKNVTVFKVGDEVYSRPDIERNGTYAEYVAVDEKYVAKKPRNLSFEEAASIPLVGLTSWQSLVKFANVQKGNKVLIHAGSGGIGTFAIQLAKSFGAHVATTTSTKNMQFVKDLGADTVVDYKTEDFSLLLHNYNIVFDVLGGDVLKDSYKVLAPNGKLASIYGPKGMEIPQTEISREKNIESDHIFTEPNGYELSLITELIEGGKIKPVVTHVLPLHVEGVKKAHHISESERARGKIVLKKHW, from the coding sequence ATGAAAGCAATAGGACTTACGCAATATGGAGATAAAAGCGTACTACAAGAGATTGAAATGCAGACACCGCTATTGGGAGACAACGATGTACTGATTGAAGTATATGCAGCTGGTGTAAATCCCGTGGATTGGAAAATACGTGAAGGTTTACTGCAAGACGTAATTTCTTATGACTTCCCGCTCGTTTTAGGATGGGATGTTGCAGGTGTAGTTGCTGCTATAGGAAAAAACGTAACAGTATTTAAAGTGGGGGATGAAGTATACAGTCGTCCAGATATTGAACGAAACGGCACGTACGCAGAGTACGTGGCTGTAGATGAAAAATATGTGGCGAAAAAACCGAGAAATCTATCTTTTGAAGAAGCGGCATCAATCCCTCTAGTAGGTTTGACAAGTTGGCAAAGCTTAGTGAAGTTCGCAAATGTTCAAAAAGGTAATAAGGTTTTAATTCATGCTGGATCTGGCGGGATTGGAACGTTTGCTATTCAGCTAGCGAAAAGTTTCGGTGCACATGTTGCAACTACGACTAGTACGAAAAACATGCAATTTGTAAAGGATCTAGGCGCTGATACTGTCGTCGATTACAAAACGGAAGACTTTTCTTTGCTTTTGCATAATTACAATATTGTATTTGATGTGTTAGGCGGAGATGTACTAAAGGATAGTTATAAAGTGCTTGCACCAAATGGAAAGTTAGCGTCTATTTATGGTCCGAAAGGTATGGAAATTCCGCAAACCGAGATATCAAGAGAGAAAAATATTGAGAGTGACCATATATTTACTGAACCTAACGGATATGAACTTTCTCTTATTACAGAATTAATTGAGGGCGGGAAGATTAAACCCGTTGTCACGCATGTGTTGCCTTTACATGTAGAAGGTGTAAAAAAAGCACACCACATAAGTGAGTCAGAGCGTGCTCGTGGCAAAATAGTATTGAAGAAACATTGGTAA
- a CDS encoding LLM class oxidoreductase: protein MEKFANHFGYNRMFAKDQLTLGVHIPIENYQFHAPTMEKQVELVQKAEQYGFTGVWLRDVLLQDPDFGDPATGQIYDMMIYLTYLASKTEKIAFGTSATVLSLRHPLRVAKEIATLDQLFPERIMLGVSSGDRRADFKALGVSHETRGEKFREAFAYLEEILYKNFPSIQSTLGEVHGANLVPKPSKRVPTFITGFSQQNMEWFAEHGDGWMYYPRSPVHQAAAIGQWRELVEDYHPDVFKPFIQPMHLDLSEDPNERPTPIRLGYRTGRKALIELLDIYKSIGVNHLFLALFDGQRPADEVLDELGEEVLPHFPAL, encoded by the coding sequence ATGGAAAAGTTTGCGAATCATTTTGGATATAATCGTATGTTTGCGAAAGATCAGCTTACATTAGGAGTCCACATTCCGATTGAAAATTATCAGTTTCATGCTCCAACGATGGAAAAACAAGTAGAGTTAGTACAAAAAGCAGAACAATATGGTTTTACAGGTGTATGGCTTCGCGATGTTTTACTGCAAGACCCTGACTTTGGTGATCCTGCTACAGGTCAAATTTACGATATGATGATTTATTTAACGTATTTAGCAAGTAAAACAGAGAAAATCGCATTTGGAACGTCGGCAACAGTGTTGTCACTTCGTCATCCATTGCGTGTAGCAAAAGAAATTGCTACATTAGATCAACTATTTCCAGAAAGAATTATGCTTGGCGTTTCATCCGGTGACAGACGTGCCGATTTTAAAGCGTTAGGTGTTAGTCATGAAACACGAGGTGAAAAGTTTAGAGAAGCATTTGCTTACTTGGAAGAAATTTTGTATAAAAACTTCCCGTCTATCCAGTCGACACTAGGAGAAGTGCATGGTGCAAATTTAGTTCCAAAACCGTCTAAACGTGTTCCAACCTTTATTACAGGTTTTAGTCAGCAAAATATGGAATGGTTCGCTGAACATGGAGATGGATGGATGTATTATCCACGTAGTCCAGTGCATCAGGCAGCAGCAATTGGACAATGGAGAGAACTAGTAGAGGATTATCATCCAGATGTATTTAAACCATTTATCCAACCGATGCATTTAGATTTATCTGAAGATCCAAATGAACGTCCTACACCGATACGTTTAGGTTACCGTACAGGGCGTAAGGCACTAATTGAATTACTTGATATATATAAAAGTATTGGTGTGAATCATTTATTCCTTGCTCTATTTGATGGTCAACGTCCAGCTGACGAAGTATTGGATGAGCTAGGAGAAGAAGTACTACCGCATTTCCCAGCCTTGTAA
- a CDS encoding zinc-dependent alcohol dehydrogenase family protein, giving the protein MKAQIIHSFGDSSVFQLEEVSKPKLLPGHVLIDVKATSVNPIDTKMRSGAVSAVAPEFPAILHGDVAGIVIEVGEGVSKFKCGDEVYGCAGGFKETGGALAEFMLADARLIAHKPNNITMEEAAALPLVAITAWESLFDRANIKSGQNVLIHGATGGVGHVAIQLAKWAGANVFTTASQQNKMEIAHRLGADVAINYKEESVQESVQEYVQKHTNGNGFEVIFDTVGGKNLDNSFEAAAVNGTVVTIAARSTHDLSPLHAKGLSLHVTFMALKILHTDKRNDCGEILTKITKIVEEGKLRPLLDSKSFTFDEVAQAHEYLESNKAIGKIVLKNVW; this is encoded by the coding sequence ATGAAAGCACAAATTATCCATTCTTTTGGGGATTCATCTGTATTTCAATTAGAAGAAGTTTCAAAACCAAAACTTTTACCAGGTCATGTTCTAATCGATGTAAAAGCAACAAGTGTAAATCCAATCGATACAAAAATGCGTAGTGGTGCCGTTTCAGCAGTCGCTCCTGAGTTTCCAGCTATATTACACGGCGATGTAGCTGGTATTGTTATTGAAGTCGGAGAAGGTGTTTCGAAATTCAAATGTGGGGATGAAGTATACGGTTGTGCCGGAGGTTTTAAAGAAACTGGAGGTGCACTTGCAGAATTTATGCTTGCTGATGCGCGATTAATTGCTCATAAACCTAACAATATAACAATGGAAGAAGCAGCAGCTCTACCATTAGTTGCAATTACAGCTTGGGAATCTTTATTTGATCGTGCAAATATTAAATCAGGTCAAAATGTGCTCATTCATGGAGCTACTGGTGGCGTAGGACACGTAGCCATTCAATTAGCTAAATGGGCTGGTGCTAACGTTTTCACAACTGCTTCTCAGCAGAACAAAATGGAAATAGCCCATCGTCTAGGAGCCGACGTAGCTATTAACTATAAAGAAGAATCTGTTCAAGAATCTGTTCAAGAATATGTTCAAAAACATACGAATGGCAACGGATTTGAAGTTATATTTGATACAGTAGGTGGCAAAAATCTTGATAACTCTTTCGAAGCTGCTGCAGTCAACGGAACTGTCGTAACAATTGCAGCTCGTTCAACCCATGACCTCTCTCCTTTACACGCAAAAGGACTCTCTCTGCACGTTACTTTTATGGCGTTAAAAATATTACATACAGATAAGCGTAATGATTGCGGAGAAATCTTAACGAAAATAACAAAAATTGTAGAAGAAGGAAAACTTCGCCCATTGCTAGATTCTAAATCTTTTACGTTTGATGAAGTCGCACAAGCACATGAATATTTGGAGTCGAATAAAGCAATAGGAAAAATAGTGTTGAAAAACGTTTGGTAA
- a CDS encoding SDR family NAD(P)-dependent oxidoreductase, which produces MHMQLKGKTALVTGSTAGIGKAIATSLVAEGANVLINGRREENVNETIKEIRAQYPDAILQPVVADLGTEQGCQNVIEKYPKVDILINNLGIFEPVEYFDIPDEDWFKLFEVNIMSGVRLTRSYLKKMIERKEGRVIFIASEAAIMPSQEMAHYSATKTMQLSLSRSLAELTTGTNVTVNTIMPGSTLTEGVETMLNSLYPNEQLTIEEAEKRFMKENRPTSIIQRLIRPEEIAHLVTFLSSPLSSAINGSALRIDGGLVRSVF; this is translated from the coding sequence ATGCATATGCAATTAAAAGGAAAAACAGCACTGGTTACCGGATCTACGGCAGGGATTGGAAAAGCAATTGCCACTTCATTAGTAGCAGAAGGAGCTAATGTACTTATTAATGGACGCCGTGAAGAAAATGTTAATGAAACGATAAAAGAAATTCGAGCGCAGTATCCTGATGCTATCCTTCAACCCGTAGTAGCTGATTTAGGAACAGAACAAGGGTGCCAAAATGTGATTGAAAAGTACCCTAAAGTAGACATTCTTATTAACAACTTAGGAATTTTTGAACCTGTAGAATATTTTGATATCCCTGATGAAGATTGGTTTAAATTGTTTGAAGTCAATATTATGAGTGGTGTTCGACTTACTCGTTCGTACTTGAAAAAAATGATTGAAAGAAAAGAAGGAAGAGTCATCTTTATTGCTAGCGAAGCAGCTATTATGCCCTCTCAAGAAATGGCTCATTATAGTGCGACTAAAACGATGCAACTCTCACTTTCTCGCAGTTTAGCTGAGCTGACGACAGGAACGAATGTAACTGTTAATACTATAATGCCTGGTTCGACTTTAACGGAAGGAGTGGAGACTATGTTAAATAGTCTGTATCCTAATGAGCAATTGACAATAGAAGAAGCTGAGAAGCGATTTATGAAAGAGAATCGACCAACCTCTATCATTCAAAGACTTATTCGACCAGAAGAAATTGCTCATCTTGTCACTTTCTTAAGTAGCCCACTTTCTTCAGCAATTAATGGTTCCGCGTTGCGAATAGACGGGGGATTAGTACGTAGTGTATTTTAA